From Cecembia calidifontis, one genomic window encodes:
- a CDS encoding IS1380 family transposase, with amino-acid sequence MKITNSTEKITPFGGFNFVFNSFKNSGLPELIDNQLGVRALRGGFSYSDIFANHMAIFFNGGDCTEDINVHLRDALEQVPSFSVCSADTILRGIKELAVDTELFINPSSGVSHEFNINGKLNSLLLKSACKTGLLKSGVAYDLDYDNTVIPTEKYDSKKTYKHVYGYQPGVASIAHPEFSQAIPVYVEGRNGNSQAKYLQADTLTRMFGQLTNENIRIGRFRADSASYQEEVLRTLEAHTESFYIRANRCAKLDNILGSIAPEKWQKIRLGVQEMEVTDLSDYKPFGKDRSYRLVITRIRRKDGQADVFSGDAFTYRAILTNEHTSSNEAVVRFYNARGASERLFDVLNNDFGWSKLPCSFLAENTSFMLMTAMYANFYTYIIGEYSRKVDWLKPTDRLKKFIFRFITVSAKWIRTGRREVLKLFTSKDYKPILN; translated from the coding sequence TTCAAAAATTCTGGTCTCCCAGAACTCATTGATAATCAATTGGGGGTTAGAGCCTTAAGGGGAGGGTTTTCATACAGTGACATTTTCGCCAATCATATGGCTATTTTCTTTAATGGTGGCGACTGTACTGAAGATATCAATGTTCACTTGAGAGACGCACTTGAACAGGTCCCTTCATTTTCAGTATGCAGTGCCGATACAATTCTGAGAGGTATCAAAGAGCTTGCTGTTGATACAGAACTCTTTATAAATCCGTCCAGTGGAGTAAGCCATGAATTTAATATCAATGGAAAACTCAACAGCTTGTTGTTAAAATCAGCTTGTAAGACCGGATTACTCAAGTCAGGTGTTGCTTACGACCTCGATTATGACAACACCGTCATTCCAACTGAAAAGTACGATTCAAAAAAGACATATAAACACGTCTATGGATATCAGCCAGGTGTAGCTTCCATAGCACATCCTGAATTTTCACAGGCCATTCCTGTGTACGTAGAGGGCAGAAATGGCAACAGTCAGGCCAAATATTTGCAGGCTGATACACTTACACGCATGTTTGGGCAGCTTACCAATGAAAATATCCGTATCGGAAGGTTCAGAGCCGATTCAGCATCCTATCAGGAAGAAGTTCTCCGCACACTGGAAGCACATACCGAAAGCTTTTATATACGGGCAAACAGATGTGCCAAACTGGATAATATCCTTGGAAGTATAGCCCCTGAGAAGTGGCAGAAAATACGTTTGGGTGTACAGGAAATGGAAGTTACTGACCTATCCGACTACAAACCTTTCGGTAAAGACAGGTCTTACAGGCTGGTCATTACCAGAATCAGGCGTAAAGACGGGCAGGCAGATGTGTTTAGTGGAGATGCATTTACTTACAGGGCTATTCTGACCAATGAACATACATCGTCCAATGAAGCTGTTGTAAGGTTTTATAACGCCCGGGGTGCAAGCGAACGCTTGTTTGATGTACTCAACAATGACTTTGGCTGGTCTAAGTTGCCCTGTTCGTTCCTTGCAGAGAATACCTCCTTTATGCTTATGACGGCTATGTATGCCAATTTTTACACCTATATCATTGGAGAGTATTCCAGAAAAGTTGATTGGCTTAAGCCTACCGACAGGCTCAAGAAGTTTATCTTCAGATTTATCACTGTTTCAGCCAAGTGGATAAGAACGGGAAGAAGAGAAGTGCTCAAACTGTTCACGAGTAAGGATTACAAGCCGATTTTGAACTAA